In Gemmata obscuriglobus, a single genomic region encodes these proteins:
- a CDS encoding DUF3160 domain-containing protein: MNKLLPVVAVAVLVGVWAVPAPAADEKKPLKHLEGQIFDQILAKHQDLTFDQLKGRAVKPRAYSGIDFDPTKTAHFDTVKTKLGLTDDELALFKKAGFVSIDQNRRHSFASAYFQIYSADLPVLVTTDSVLHAMHKSYDDILMDMERAVFVPTVRQILADTHAKLSAPYAGGAAPESVADVDLYLTVARNLLEGAGAPADEVDYAKKPTWDGKLKVRSNHGQDEAVQALLSEVRELKLKAPHVGSAPTKIYGGERYPDFSQFRPRGHYTKAQELKNYFRCMMWLGRVDCGWNVLPTDDTPGVKANSDRELTAAILFCEALKESGSLKALKSLDDIIGFMVGRSDNLTVFALLDVCAKLGTASAKGTVKDLDKVKAELKSGKLAAQMIRSQLVLSDIGSTIKVPPPAVFQVFGQRFILDSFVLSQVVFDSIVFKNQKMQRMMPTGLDALAALGSDEAVLLLEPELKRWNYSANLLACRDFINLHPETYWKSNLYVLWLDCLRALNADMTGHKRFPQAMRSKGWAMKQLNTQLGSWAELRHDTILYAKQSYTGMVTCEYPAGYVEPYPEFYAKVKFFADEAGKLFAAAEFPGLNAEAKKGYVTFFRQFSATVGQLETLAKKELAGEAFTDAEKAFIKKTVDARGGGSGPPRYDGWYPKLFFNRDECAKWAPVVADVHTDPASQSCLEVAVGDTMFGVIAVDNDTDRMTYVGPLYSYYEFRQPVDKRLTDPEWHQMIAQGKVPARPEWTREFVAPTRKAGTGR; this comes from the coding sequence ATGAACAAGCTCCTGCCGGTTGTTGCGGTCGCGGTCCTCGTCGGCGTGTGGGCGGTGCCCGCACCGGCAGCGGACGAGAAGAAGCCGCTCAAACACCTCGAAGGGCAGATCTTCGACCAGATCCTGGCCAAACACCAGGACCTGACGTTCGATCAACTCAAGGGCCGGGCGGTCAAGCCGCGCGCGTATTCGGGGATCGACTTCGACCCGACCAAGACTGCGCACTTCGACACAGTGAAAACCAAACTCGGCCTGACCGACGACGAACTCGCTCTCTTCAAGAAGGCCGGCTTCGTATCAATCGACCAGAACCGCCGGCACTCGTTCGCGTCCGCGTACTTCCAGATCTACTCGGCCGACCTGCCGGTGCTGGTCACCACGGATTCCGTTCTGCACGCAATGCACAAATCCTACGACGACATCCTGATGGATATGGAGCGTGCCGTCTTCGTGCCGACGGTTCGCCAGATTCTGGCCGACACGCACGCGAAGCTCAGCGCGCCATACGCGGGCGGCGCGGCTCCCGAGAGCGTGGCGGACGTAGACCTGTACCTGACTGTCGCGCGGAACCTGCTCGAAGGCGCCGGGGCGCCGGCCGACGAGGTCGATTACGCCAAAAAACCGACGTGGGACGGCAAGCTGAAGGTCCGCTCGAACCACGGTCAGGACGAGGCCGTCCAGGCGCTGCTCTCCGAGGTGCGGGAACTCAAGCTCAAGGCCCCCCACGTGGGCTCGGCGCCGACGAAGATTTACGGCGGCGAGCGGTACCCGGACTTCTCGCAGTTCCGCCCGCGCGGGCACTACACGAAGGCCCAGGAGCTGAAGAACTACTTCCGCTGCATGATGTGGCTCGGGCGGGTCGATTGCGGCTGGAACGTGCTCCCCACGGACGACACGCCGGGCGTCAAGGCGAACAGTGACCGTGAGCTGACCGCCGCCATCCTGTTCTGCGAAGCGCTGAAGGAGTCCGGAAGCCTGAAGGCGCTCAAGTCGCTCGACGACATCATCGGGTTCATGGTCGGGCGCAGCGACAACCTCACCGTGTTCGCGCTGCTCGACGTTTGCGCGAAGCTGGGAACCGCTTCAGCGAAGGGAACAGTGAAGGACCTCGATAAGGTGAAGGCGGAACTGAAGAGCGGCAAGCTCGCGGCCCAGATGATTCGGTCGCAGCTCGTACTCTCGGACATCGGTAGTACGATCAAGGTCCCGCCGCCGGCGGTGTTCCAGGTGTTCGGTCAGCGGTTCATCCTCGACTCGTTCGTGCTGTCGCAGGTCGTGTTCGACAGCATCGTTTTCAAGAACCAGAAGATGCAGCGGATGATGCCCACCGGGCTCGACGCCCTGGCCGCGCTCGGTAGCGACGAGGCCGTGCTGCTGCTCGAACCCGAACTGAAGCGGTGGAACTACTCGGCGAACCTGCTCGCGTGCCGCGACTTTATCAACCTGCATCCGGAAACGTACTGGAAGAGCAACCTGTACGTGCTGTGGCTCGACTGCCTCCGCGCGCTGAACGCCGACATGACCGGGCACAAGCGGTTCCCGCAGGCGATGCGGTCGAAGGGGTGGGCCATGAAGCAACTGAACACCCAGCTCGGCTCCTGGGCGGAACTGCGTCACGACACGATCCTGTACGCGAAGCAGTCGTACACCGGGATGGTCACGTGCGAGTACCCGGCGGGGTACGTCGAGCCGTACCCCGAGTTCTACGCGAAGGTGAAGTTCTTCGCGGACGAGGCCGGCAAGCTGTTCGCCGCGGCGGAGTTTCCCGGTCTGAATGCCGAAGCGAAGAAAGGCTACGTCACGTTCTTCCGGCAGTTCAGCGCGACGGTCGGGCAGTTAGAAACGCTCGCGAAGAAAGAACTGGCGGGCGAGGCGTTCACCGACGCCGAGAAGGCGTTCATCAAAAAGACGGTGGACGCGCGGGGCGGGGGGAGCGGCCCGCCGCGGTACGACGGCTGGTACCCGAAGCTGTTCTTCAACCGCGACGAGTGCGCGAAGTGGGCGCCGGTGGTGGCCGACGTTCACACCGACCCGGCGTCGCAGAGCTGCCTGGAAGTGGCCGTGGGCGACACCATGTTCGGGGTGATCGCGGTCGATAACGACACGGACCGCATGACCTACGTCGGCCCGCTGTACTCGTACTACGAGTTCCGGCAACCGGTCGATAAGCGGCTCACCGACCCCGAGTGGCACCAGATGATCGCTCAGGGCAAGGTGCCCGCGCGCCCGGAGTGGACCCGGGAGTTCGTGGCGCCCACTCGCAAGGCCGGGACAGGCCGGTGA
- the ilvA gene encoding threonine ammonia-lyase, biosynthetic produces MDVRLWEYLQRILTARVYDVAVETPLERAEKLSARLGTPVWLKREDTQPVFSFKLRGAYNKMVRLPADQLARGVVCASAGNHAQGVALSARRLGCRAVVVMPVTTPRLKSDAVRGFGAEVVLHGDSYSDAYQHAAELGAANGLTFVHPFDDPDVIAGQGTVGMEILRQHQDPIHAIFVAVGGGGLLAGVAAYVKAVRPEIKVIGVQMTDSDAMARSVRSGERVRLNDVGLFSDGTAVKQVGEETFRLARELADGFIEVDTDAVCAAIKDVFEDTRTVLEPAGAMGVAAVKQYAAEHGPHIGSLVAVTCGANMNFDRLRFVAERAEAGEGREALFAVTIPEERGSFRRLCEVIGRRNVTEFNYRISDERVAHVFVGLAVTDRGEAAATGRAFTESGFAALDLLDDDLAKDHIRHMVGGPSPLASGERLYRFQFPERPGALVKFLTSMHPDWNISLFHYRNQGADYGRILVGVQVPDATAFRAFADTLGYPWVDETENPVYRLFLR; encoded by the coding sequence ATGGACGTTCGCCTCTGGGAATACCTGCAGCGGATTTTGACCGCGCGCGTCTACGATGTCGCGGTCGAGACCCCTTTGGAGCGCGCGGAGAAGCTCTCGGCCCGGCTCGGCACACCTGTCTGGCTCAAGCGGGAAGACACGCAGCCGGTGTTCAGCTTCAAGCTCCGCGGGGCGTACAACAAGATGGTTCGGCTGCCCGCCGACCAGTTGGCCCGCGGGGTCGTGTGCGCGTCCGCCGGGAACCACGCCCAGGGCGTCGCACTGAGCGCCCGCCGGCTCGGGTGCCGGGCCGTGGTGGTCATGCCGGTCACCACCCCGCGGCTGAAGTCCGACGCGGTCCGCGGGTTCGGGGCCGAGGTCGTGCTGCACGGCGACAGCTACTCCGACGCCTACCAGCACGCGGCCGAACTGGGCGCCGCCAACGGGCTCACCTTTGTCCACCCCTTCGACGACCCGGACGTGATCGCCGGCCAGGGCACCGTCGGGATGGAAATCCTCCGCCAGCACCAGGACCCGATCCACGCGATCTTCGTCGCGGTCGGCGGCGGCGGGTTGCTCGCCGGGGTGGCGGCGTACGTCAAGGCGGTGCGCCCCGAGATCAAGGTGATCGGGGTGCAGATGACCGACTCCGACGCGATGGCCCGCTCCGTCCGTAGCGGGGAGCGGGTCCGACTCAACGACGTGGGGCTGTTCTCCGACGGCACGGCCGTCAAGCAGGTGGGCGAGGAGACGTTCCGGCTGGCCCGCGAACTGGCCGACGGGTTCATCGAGGTCGACACCGACGCGGTGTGTGCGGCGATCAAGGACGTGTTCGAGGACACCCGCACCGTGCTCGAACCGGCGGGAGCGATGGGGGTGGCCGCCGTCAAGCAGTACGCGGCCGAACACGGCCCACACATCGGCTCGCTGGTGGCGGTCACCTGCGGGGCGAACATGAACTTCGACCGCCTACGCTTCGTCGCCGAGCGGGCCGAAGCGGGCGAGGGGCGGGAGGCGCTGTTCGCGGTCACCATCCCGGAAGAGCGCGGGAGCTTCCGACGGCTGTGTGAGGTGATCGGGCGGCGGAACGTGACCGAGTTCAACTACCGCATCTCCGACGAGCGGGTAGCGCACGTGTTCGTCGGCCTGGCGGTGACGGATCGGGGAGAAGCGGCGGCCACCGGCCGGGCGTTCACCGAGAGCGGCTTCGCCGCCCTCGACCTGCTGGACGACGACCTGGCCAAGGACCACATCCGGCACATGGTTGGCGGCCCCAGCCCGCTGGCCAGCGGCGAGCGGCTGTACCGGTTCCAGTTCCCGGAGCGGCCCGGCGCGCTCGTCAAGTTCCTGACGAGCATGCACCCGGACTGGAACATCAGCCTGTTCCACTACCGCAACCAGGGGGCGGATTACGGCCGCATCCTGGTCGGCGTCCAGGTGCCCGACGCGACCGCGTTCCGCGCGTTCGCCGACACGCTGGGGTACCCATGGGTCGACGAAACCGAGAACCCCGTCTACCGCCTGTTCCTGCGGTAG
- a CDS encoding TIGR03066 family protein: MKTLLAAVFAFAALGLVGTVPAKADDTPKLLGKWEVTKSASDTPVGTVIEFAKDGKLLVTINNEGKDLKLDGTYKLTGKKIALKLSLNEQKIEQDLTVTFKGEDGMELEDADKKVDTLKKKK; the protein is encoded by the coding sequence ATGAAGACCCTTCTGGCCGCCGTGTTCGCATTCGCGGCGCTCGGGCTCGTCGGGACCGTCCCGGCGAAAGCCGACGACACCCCCAAGCTGCTCGGCAAGTGGGAGGTGACGAAATCCGCCAGTGACACGCCCGTCGGAACGGTGATCGAGTTCGCCAAAGATGGAAAGCTGTTGGTGACGATCAACAACGAGGGCAAGGACTTGAAGCTCGACGGCACCTACAAGCTCACGGGCAAAAAAATCGCCCTAAAACTGTCGCTGAACGAGCAGAAGATCGAGCAGGACCTGACCGTCACCTTCAAGGGCGAAGACGGAATGGAACTCGAAGACGCCGACAAGAAGGTAGACACGCTCAAGAAGAAGAAGTAG
- a CDS encoding flavoprotein — protein MANVLLGATGSVAAVRVPALYDAFTGAGHAVKIVATSAATYFFDPAPFRAAGVLSLDEDEWPGRADGQLYQRGDAVRHIELRKWADVFALAPLDANTLAKLAVGLCDNCLTCVWRAWDLARPVVMAPAMNTLMWQHPFTRRHLRALAADAGAGHIPAHLADDALIQQINDRSPTLRVVAPVTKQLACGDTGPGALAEVADIANAVQFMLGRARAA, from the coding sequence ATGGCGAACGTACTCCTCGGGGCGACCGGCAGCGTGGCGGCGGTGCGCGTGCCCGCCCTTTACGACGCCTTCACCGGCGCCGGGCACGCGGTCAAGATCGTGGCGACGAGCGCCGCAACGTACTTCTTCGACCCCGCCCCGTTCCGCGCCGCGGGCGTGCTGTCCCTCGACGAGGACGAATGGCCCGGGCGCGCGGACGGGCAGCTCTACCAGCGCGGCGACGCGGTGCGACACATCGAGCTGCGGAAGTGGGCGGACGTCTTCGCCCTCGCGCCGCTGGACGCCAACACCCTGGCGAAGCTGGCGGTCGGGCTGTGCGACAACTGCCTGACGTGCGTGTGGCGCGCCTGGGACCTCGCCCGCCCGGTGGTCATGGCCCCCGCGATGAACACCCTCATGTGGCAGCACCCGTTCACGCGGCGGCACCTGCGCGCCCTCGCGGCCGACGCCGGCGCCGGCCACATCCCGGCGCACCTCGCCGACGACGCGCTGATCCAGCAGATCAACGACCGCAGCCCGACGCTCCGGGTGGTGGCCCCGGTGACGAAGCAGCTCGCCTGCGGGGACACCGGCCCCGGCGCGCTGGCGGAGGTCGCGGACATCGCGAACGCGGTTCAGTTCATGCTCGGCCGGGCGCGGGCCGCGTAA
- a CDS encoding phosphopantothenoylcysteine decarboxylase → MNFLVTAGSTHAPVDRVRCVTNSHPGRAGTVVARTAWGRGHTVTLVTSRPDALLEHGINPRDPGERFSVLPYHTYDELTSILQNQLRVTAFDVVCHAASVSDYLSGGAFTPAAGTFFNARTGQWEARTGAPTLAKQAADKINGAEPELWVRLLRAPRLADRIRHPWGFPGLLVKFETEAGLSEQQLVDTAEASRQQSAADVIVATTVDGEAHWAYLGPVTDRYERVTRRELPDRLVLALEDLYQKRT, encoded by the coding sequence ATGAACTTTCTCGTCACCGCCGGCAGCACGCACGCGCCCGTCGACCGGGTCCGCTGCGTCACCAACTCGCACCCCGGGCGGGCCGGCACCGTGGTCGCCCGCACCGCGTGGGGCCGCGGGCACACGGTCACGCTCGTCACCTCGCGGCCCGACGCCCTCCTCGAGCACGGGATCAACCCGCGCGACCCGGGCGAGCGGTTCTCCGTGTTGCCCTACCACACCTACGACGAACTGACCTCGATTTTGCAGAACCAACTTCGCGTCACCGCCTTCGACGTGGTATGTCATGCCGCGTCGGTCAGCGACTACCTTTCGGGTGGCGCGTTCACGCCGGCGGCCGGGACGTTCTTCAACGCCCGGACCGGACAGTGGGAGGCCCGCACCGGCGCGCCGACCCTCGCGAAACAGGCGGCCGATAAAATTAACGGCGCGGAGCCGGAGCTGTGGGTCCGCCTCCTGCGCGCCCCCCGGCTCGCGGACCGCATCCGGCACCCGTGGGGCTTCCCCGGGCTGCTGGTCAAGTTCGAGACCGAGGCCGGCCTGAGCGAGCAGCAGCTCGTCGACACCGCGGAGGCGTCGCGGCAGCAGTCCGCGGCCGACGTGATCGTCGCGACCACGGTCGACGGGGAGGCGCACTGGGCGTACCTGGGGCCGGTCACCGACCGGTACGAGCGGGTTACGCGGCGCGAGCTGCCCGACCGGCTGGTGCTGGCCCTCGAAGACCTTTACCAGAAGCGGACGTAG